The Pungitius pungitius chromosome 10, fPunPun2.1, whole genome shotgun sequence DNA window ATGGTACCTTCGATCTTGCAGTCGAAACGGGCTGCGCtgccctccaccacctccacgtCTCTGATCACCGAGCTGAAGGTGGGGTTACACTCCGtcttctgctccagctccagacACTCTAGGAACTGGTTGTCctctacacagacacacacacacacacattaaccacACATCAACACACTAGTGCCACGAGGAGGTTCTGGGGGTTCCGGCTGACCTTCGGTGGGCGACCCCTTCTTGGCGCTTACTCCTGCCATCATCGCCATGGACGACAGGCGGCCAATGGCTCGCACGGCGTGACCcgttttctagagaagaagaagaaggcccgTCACTTCCTGTACGGCTCaactttttcttctgtttttttactgATGTTGTATTAAATGTCAGGGATAATCAGTGATCACTAATGAAGCCATGAAGATAAAACCGACGTCACAGCTCATCCGAAACCAACACATGAGAAGCAGCACGCTGAACATTTGGGGAACACTGCATAAATGTGCTTCATGTTTCTATTTCTAACCTGCCATTTCCTCCTCAGGATGtacttcttcatcctctccttGGAGAGCTTCTTGGCCTTCATGGTGGTGGTGTCCTGCTTCAGCCAGGTGTGCTCGTAACACTGAGCACAGGTGAGCCtggccctgacacacacacacacacacacacacgtctttagCCTTGCTTATTGAACAACAAGCTGCAGCCAACAACCATCCCATAATCGGTTGCTTACTTCATGTCTTTCTTCAGCAGGTTGGTGATGAAATCTTTTCCGTTGTCCGAGATTTCGTCGAAGGCCTCGTCTTCGAAGTCCCAGGAGGCCGAGGTGACGTTGGACAGAGTCTCGTTGTCGTTGTCGCCCATGAAGGGGGATAGACCGCTCAGCCTGAGGCCAAAAGGACACAGGATGAACCGGGCCGAACTGAGCTAAACTCAACCAAAGTGAATAAACAAAGCTCAACTCAAGGACAATAGAATACAAGTAAATGGTGCTAAGCTAAGTACAGACTCACAGTATGTAACAGATGACTCCAATACTCCACATGTCGGTAGGATAACTGATGGCTTCATAGTTGATTACTTCTGGAGCAACAAACTCTGGAGTCCCAAACAAAACCTTCAGAGTTCCTGCATTTTCTGTTGAAGAGAAAAAAGTTtgattaaacaataaacaatcaaTAATGACCATTTTAGCACTTCTTAGGCTAAACTGTATTATCACATGTCGCTGTCTCTAAACCTGCTTTCTGAAAAAGAGCTTTTGTTTGCTGAGGATCAAGAGTAGCTTAATGTTAGCAGAATGTTAGAATACAGTTAGCATGATAGTAAAGAAGCATCACTGATATTTGAGGTatcaatgtatttattgaacAAATCAATAAACAGTGATCACCTAGTCTCCTGGCCAGACCGAAGTCAATGAGTTTGATTTTTCCGCCGGTCTTGTTGACACACATGATGTTCTCGGGTTTGAGGTCCAGGTGGACAATGCCCTGCTTGTGGATGAAGCTGACTCCATCGATGATCTGCAGCATGTATCTGATCACCTCCCTCTCAGTCAGCTCAAAGTCTTCATCAATGATCCGCTCGAAGAGCTCGCCCCCCGAGATCCTGCGGCGGGGAATATCTGTTCTGTGAGTAACTGCGCTAGCTCCCGTAAGCACAAAACCAATCGAGCATGTCAGCTATCAGTGAATGTGGTTAAGTGAAATAAGAACGTACATCTCGAGCACCATGACGATGTCAGACTTGCCCTCGAAGGCGTCGATGCACTGGACAAGTTTGGGGTGATGGAGGCTGTTCATGATGCCAATCTCGTGCCGGACGTTGTCCTTCTCTTTGGCTGAGTATGCCTTGATGAACTTGCCCGCCCAGACCTTCTTTGTGGCCTTCTCCACCAGTTTGAACACCTGACCAAACTTCCCCCTGTCACACAGGCACAGCGGCGGTTTCACTCCCTTCTTGTGGACaaacaggtgcattgtgggtgagtgggcggagccttaCGTTCCCAACCGCTCCTCTACGTCGTACAGCTCCTTCACCTTCACGTCCGTCCTGATGGACACGTCTCTGTAGTCTGGCTCCTTGTCCACGTCTGAAAACACAGAGATCAGAGGTCACTGGAGGGGGTTGGCTGGAGCCCTGTTTTTTAGCTTTTATGGAAGTCTGAGCATCGTaccatcgtcctcctcctctgcctcggcCTCCTCATCTGTGAGACAAACCAAAAAGCAGCCGTTAGTTCAGTTCACACTTAGTTTGATCGACTTAATGCTGGTTTAATTATCCAACATTGGCTATGATCCCTGATGTTAGCTGATAACAGCTAACGATAGCTAACGATAGCTAACGATAGCGAACaatagctaacattagctacgaTAGCTGACATTAGCTAATACTGGCTAGTGTTTAGGTCTCAGGTCTTTAGGAGGAAGGAGGTCAGCTGAACTCACCATCATCCACCAGGCCGACTGTCACCGGCATTGACTCGGCGCTCGGCTCTCCAACTCCGTAGATGTTCTCAGCCCGGACGCGGAACTTGTACTGCCGCTCCGGGAGAAGGTTCTGTTGGCAGAGCCACAGATGTTAATCCTCTGTGTGAGGTGGAGCTCCGCCGAGGCTGCTGGCGACCACCCACCTGTACGTTGTAGGAGGTGCTGTTGCAGGAGGCCAGGAGCTTCCACTGTGGCTCCACCGAGTCCCACATCTCCAGGTTGTAGGACTGCACGGCGCTGCCTCCGTCGTAGGTGGGTCCGTACCAGGACAGTGTCAGACTGGACCGGCGCACATCTGAGGCGGCGGGGACCCTCGCTGGGGGGTCGGGTTTGtcttaaaaggggggggggggcaacgttaAAGGTCAATGGAGCACACTGACCCCTCAACTACACACAGAGGCCGAACACATAGAAGGGTTCATCATCATTATGTCACCATCCATCCCATAATCGTTATAACGACCTGGCACAcctgcatttttgtttctcacaTATGTTGTACTGAAGTACTGGAGGACTTACCGACGATGGTGAGGTTAAGGGCGGCCTGACGGAGGCCCACGTGGTTCCTCAGCTCGATGGTGTAACAGCCACAATGCTCCTGCTGCCCGCTGCTGATggtcagcctgctgctgctgtcactgcTCTCTATAGAAATGTCCCCCGAGCCCTGGATCTGATCACAgagtgtgggggcggggggcagaGAGACAATTATTAATGCGCTAAGCTGgagactttgttgtttcttcacATATTTCATTACACACGAAAGTGTCCAACTCATATGAAACATGTGACATCAGTTGATTGAACAATCTGTGTGAAGACAAAAGAACGTAGAGGAgacatcataataataatacctcCTGCTGAGGACTTCCAGTCTCATCTGACAGACCATTGCCGAGCTAATATGACATCAGATCTTTTCTTAATTCAGAAATCAGTTGTTTTCTTAATGGAATCTCGTTCAGTGAAGACATCATATTGTCAGTCTTTAGCATGATGAGACCACCTGCTGGTCAACATCCAAAGAATCGGtgtgattatgtgtgtgtgtgtgtggtgtacaTGTGTTTGTGGTATGTGTTTGTCTCACTGGTTTCCTGAACTTCAACCAGGTGCAGTTGATGGGAGGAGCTCCAGAGAACTTGCAGAGGATCTCCACCTTCTCCCCCGCCATGATCTTCATGTCCTCAGGGAACTGCAGGATCTGAGGAGGCAGCGCTGCAGACCCAGATCAATAATCAGTATCAAAAACAGCAACATCCtaaagagaaaatacaaaaacgtatatgtatacatacttatgtgtatattatatataaatatatacatatgtatatatttatatatgcggtccggacccagaagccgtCCCCTTCTTTTATTTAGTCAATTGAgggaacattatttatatttgcagtcacacatatatgttctttcatgacaataaatattgtcaaatagtttttaaattgtactgaattcatttgatttgttagtcgtgtattgtgatacaactctatttcctctatttaatcacgctaagtagtcacattataATCTGTTTTGCGTTTGGGATAGTATGTCCCTTCAGTGTTGCCGTAGAGGTAAAAGCGGTCCCCACCCTGTGGGTTGAAGGGTGAAGGTGGAAGGTTGAATAATACATTCTTATTAATGTGTCATGAGAGCATTAAACTCAGAACACTCGCTTACATTGtcggcagcggtggttcttgtgcaccgaCCACGGGCCCAATGACTATTTCACGCTTCGGCGTAAGTGTGCTCTTCCTCAGtgagtttccttggctggaTGAGACAGTCCGTTACAGTCAcctctaaaataataaactcattgcAGGGTTCTCAAGCCTCATTTGGCCGTGAGACACATCCATTGCAACCAGTTCACACGGCACATCTTAAGAAGTAGAACAAGTTGTCCTACTAGCGTTGTATTGTGCACGTATTGTTGTCCCCTCTCAGCCACCATACGCTGCACTATTGCCTATTGCACTGGTTGTAGGACGTACAGGAGTGAAAAGGTTAATGTagttcacagtggaaacaacaaAGGACCATGAAGTTTCCGTTGGACACATCAAAAAGAAGCgggcaaagacaacaaagtaccTCCACACCAGTTACATGCAATCAGCTACTCTTTTTGTCTTAGAAAGatatggaggttctatctgatggtggttctatctgatggaggttctacgtgatggtggttctacctgatggtggttttatctgatggtggttttatctgatggtggttttatctgatggtggtcCTACCTGATccaggttctacctgatggtggttctatctgatggtggttctatctgatggtggttctatctgatggtggttctacctgatggtggttctatctgatggtggttctatctgatggtggttctatctgatggtggttctatctgatggtggctctatctgatggaggttctacttgatagtggttctatctgatggtggttctatctgatggaggttctacttgatagtggttctatctgatggaggttctacctgatggtggttcttctttatgtatatatgtatgtataaagaTGTAAACGTCTCACCTTGTTTGGGAGGAGTCTTGGCTGCAGGTTTCTTTATTCTTGCTTCacctaaaacacaaacagagtaTTTCTGGAATTAAACTCATTCGTAATCAGACTacctttgaaatgtattttaagttATTAAGTTAGTGATCAGAATGAACTGTGAACTATTGATCGGAGAAAATGGACTGTCTGGTTTAATTACCTGTAAATTCCTTAATGAAtcgaaaaatgaaaaaaaagagacaaaacatttctctcttcctctcaaactgaaacaacaacaataccaaaaatacagaatatttaaattatattttaaatctgTTGAGTACTCCTCAATTGAAACAGTTCAAGACAGTCTGAGGAAAATCAGCGTGAAGACGAAGAGCTTCttaaaaggagagagagaacagtgagaggcaggaggacgaggaaCCAGGCCTTAAAAGGAAGTctgtcctccatctcctccctctgccccaTTCAGTCACATAAATCACACTCATGAACAGAGAACGTTAAAACAGTTCAAAACTGCTATTAGTtcattgactaaaaacactaaaaactacaaagtgacagaaacaaaatatttgacaaagaacaaataagaaaacaataatATGTTCAATGTGTTCTTCAAAGATGGCTAACGTGAAGTAATGTGGCTGATGCACAGAAACTCTTTAAAATAGAAACGTGTGcgtcttagtgtgtgtgtgtgtgtgtttgtgtgtgtgggaaccAGTGCTCCAAGTCTGCAGCTCCTTATTGGGACAAAAGgaaagaagctgctgctgcatatTTCGGAAACTTACTCTCTGAGGTCGGAGTCGTCTTCTTGGACTTCTTGTCAGCCGGAGAGTTTTCTGATGGATCTGAAGGACATgagacaaacacagagagacggacagagttTAACACATGTACAGATGAGAACTGTCTCACTTTGTTGAGCTTAAAAACTGAAACGTCTTTAGTTGCATCTTTCTTTTTGAGAATAGTAAACAggaataatatgaataaataacttCAAAGTaataaacgtttttttcaaTGTTGTGAGTGTGTTCGGATATATAAACAGTTACCGCTCATCCCCGCTGAGACTAATCAATCTGTTCCATTGATATCAACTGAAATAAGCTTTGGTCCTTTAATGTTGGGTCAATAATAACCATTGATTTTCAGAATAAAGTTCTTACCGTCAACGAGAACGATGCAGGAACTTTCAGCTTTGCCTCCTGAGTTCTCAGCTCTGCATTTATATTGTCCTTCATCCTCTGGTAGAGCTTTGTCTATAGACAGCGAGCAGAGTCCTCctgcaacacaacaacatgacattatattatatttatggGGTGAGAATTGAACCTAAACACCCACTCGCCACTTCTATAGAGGTTGGGGTGTGCTACCTATAtacactcaaaaaaacaacgctttcaacgaacttaataaaatcatggaaatgatttgcacactattttattgattctttgaGCATTAAGAAATTATGTTGATACGACTTGATGTATTTGAGTAGGATcaacttaatttattatggttggttcaacgcattttcttgggttgtgtcaaactcaaatgaatacaGTTGGTTTGACTAATGCCACATTAGTAAAATGTAGGCTAGTCAATGAAGTTAGACCAACCCAAATTATTGAATTTAATCCTGCCCAAGAAAAATAGGTTGGACTAACTCTAATAAATTACGTTGATCCGACTCGAGTATATTATAGTGAACCAACTTAATTGCTTATTGCTTAAAGAAAGCAgttaaattatgttgaaatactttCCATGATTTCGCTATAGTAATACTAAAAATGTTAGTGTTAACATTTACCCTGAACCACAACTGAAACtaagttttaacaaaatatacaactgtgttggctggaaacaagacaaatgagagatgttgcaatacaactgtatttctcaaagtaggcactgaataatgttttaatgagcagcttctcttataaacatacatatcaAAAGCTTTTCTCAACTTTCTATGACACttacacaattaaaatacatttttgaaagtgctAACAGTGGTTATTAGTGCAGTCTTGACCTGAACTCTGAAGActttgtctttgtacaaacatccCTCTTATCCTCTTACATTCACAACATTCATCTTAAACCCTTGTGATTACTTACTTAATGCACTGGTGAACACgcaggaatacagaaaataataaacacacacagaagtgtctaatctgctttagccatcataatgtgtctaacgggatagctttattttgagagcttgtccttttatggatagtttgtttgggtctagttccattatttttttctgcagaacttcaaaagtatacttGAGCTCTGGAGGGTAGCTCAAGTTGAGAGCATACACAAGCGCAAGCAACATTGACACTGCAAAGGGTACATTTCCCAAGTCGCTCAGCACTTCCACCCCCTCCAGAATGACTCCGACTTCATCTGGGTCATCACTCGGCTCCGCTCCTTCTTTTCGAATCACATGGATCGCAAAGACTGTCTCCGCCATAGCTGTTTGACTGCTTTCAATATTCTGTGACAAAACAGTTaacaaaagcaatcatttttcacttatgtgcattacatgccatttttattgcactattttactgtataaacagctatcaataacttcattcacattagggctttcaaagaatattctatattcaaatatatattcaaatagttgaaaacaacactaaGAAGTTAAGTTGGGCCAACTTAATCGTATTTGATCTTACCCAAGTAAAGATAAAGGTAAATGAACATACCGTGTAttccttcaccagcttctctggatcttcgttcaagtaaacacatagaCCTTTGAGGACGCATTCTCGTCTGACGTCAATGCTGGCAGTCTAAGTATgcagataaaataacattaggaaCACCATCTAAACCAACCATCTTATTAATCACAATGAGTAACCATGCAATATCAGTGTGTAAATTAGTATGTGAACCCTTGGGATCCAGGAGTGTTAGCAACAAGTGCAGACGACCAATAAAGGCAACaagtaagtaaacaaaatacaaaagttctACGAGTAGAATAGCCTCTCTTTAACTTTTCCATTGTCATCATACCTGGGTTATGGGTACCATGATGCTCTTGATCTTTCTCCCTTGAACTCCACTTTTCTTGGCATACACCTGGATCAGGTTTTCAGAGTACAGATccagctgggagaagaactTTGACTGCAAATTGATTGTTGTGATTCTCTTGAATTCCAGGAGACTTGTAGTGGGATGGTGTAGTCAGTGAGGTTGATCCAAGACACACTTTGGGGGATAGCAGACACAGGACACTTTTGCAGTCAGAAATTGCTGCAATAAAGTCAGATAGAACAATCAATTAATATTCATGGAGGTTAAGGCCTCCTAAGTcagtgacgcgcgaaaaactcccggttgttgtgacgcatcagaccagtgtgcgggggccgggtggccagagcggagccagCCCATTGACAGTACCCCAATGACAGTACTGTACTTTGAAATGtggaattaaaatggaaatggagaTTTGTCTGGTTTGATCAATCATTATTCTAGATAAACTGCatgctatacatttttatatgtataaatatatatacagatcgCTCCAAAATAGCGTTCGCCTCCGGCGGGCCGCGGAGACGCCGCCTTCGGTTTAACTGCGGCGGAACGGCGGCTGGCCGTCCGGGAAACGAAGCGGTTGCCGCTGGCGGTGCGCCGCTAACGTGTTTGCGATTACGTCATACTGTATCTTCTACTGCCTCTGGAGAACCGCCGATGGTCCGCCGACTCATTGCTATCTTTCTATCTATGAGAGTCGGTAAAACGGCCTGCTATATTTGCCGAGCGCAGCTATTGGCCATGttccaaactaacgttagctaccgtcattatatatatatatatataatgacggTAGTATTACTCTTAGTAAATGAAACGTGTGCTTGgtcatttattgtcattcaaattcagcagTAACGTTAGCGCGCTAATGTAACCCTACAAGGAGTATGCTAACGTCATTAAGTCAACGTTAGCTAGTCGTGAACACCTTATAATGTATTGCTAAAACGTTAACTCGTCATTAACAATAGCTCACTGTTCACCGTTCACATTGGTAGGTTGCAAAAAGGAGTAACGTAACGTTATATAAGCTAACACGACATTGCTAGCCATGCGCGTGGGGACTttaccctttttaaatgtagtaaaaaataacactacataaaaaatagcataaacagaacaacgagctaagatatgaagacattaatgcacgtataattgttttacatttagaagGATGGTGATGGATTTCTGCTTACCTTTTCCATGTGCGGCCAACGGTGTATCTTCTTAATCTGGTTCTGACGAAGACTGCCTTCGCCTTGGTTTTCGCGGTCATGCCTGGCTACTCGATTCTCTCAGTTAATCGCAACATGAATGGATCTAATAAACGTTACGTTTTT harbors:
- the mylkb gene encoding myosin light chain kinase, smooth muscle, with the translated sequence MDFKANLKGLKAKAEEERKVSSPPQVDFRGVLGKKVAGGNGSKEAKGKNAEDFRSVLTNKKKPGSAEKNGENNCVDGGINEKKGGEAGRGGGGGGGKAPEFVEKLSDVTVLDGQRLRLQCRLAASDAAVSWTLDGKLIKSSKFIVLSNEGGLCSLSIDKALPEDEGQYKCRAENSGGKAESSCIVLVDDPSENSPADKKSKKTTPTSESEARIKKPAAKTPPKQALPPQILQFPEDMKIMAGEKVEILCKFSGAPPINCTWLKFRKPIQGSGDISIESSDSSSRLTISSGQQEHCGCYTIELRNHVGLRQAALNLTIVDKPDPPARVPAASDVRRSSLTLSWYGPTYDGGSAVQSYNLEMWDSVEPQWKLLASCNSTSYNVQNLLPERQYKFRVRAENIYGVGEPSAESMPVTVGLVDDDEEAEAEEEDDDVDKEPDYRDVSIRTDVKVKELYDVEERLGTGKFGQVFKLVEKATKKVWAGKFIKAYSAKEKDNVRHEIGIMNSLHHPKLVQCIDAFEGKSDIVMVLEMISGGELFERIIDEDFELTEREVIRYMLQIIDGVSFIHKQGIVHLDLKPENIMCVNKTGGKIKLIDFGLARRLENAGTLKVLFGTPEFVAPEVINYEAISYPTDMWSIGVICYILLSGLSPFMGDNDNETLSNVTSASWDFEDEAFDEISDNGKDFITNLLKKDMKARLTCAQCYEHTWLKQDTTTMKAKKLSKERMKKYILRRKWQKTGHAVRAIGRLSSMAMMAGVSAKKGSPTEEDNQFLECLELEQKTECNPTFSSVIRDVEVVEGSAARFDCKIEGFPDPEVVWYKDEQPIKETRHFQIDYDEDGNCSLVISEVSGDDDAKYTVKAVNSLGEATCTAELLVEVMAGEEEEEEEEEEE